A genomic window from Cytobacillus suaedae includes:
- a CDS encoding LL-diaminopimelate aminotransferase yields MNFTVATRMNAFKESVFNELSKYKKQLMAEGRDIVDLSVGSPDLPPPDYIIDELNSYVTMPTSYGYTLTALEEFKEAVCTYYDNKYEVSIELQEVLMLMGSQDGLVHLPMVFANPGDTILVPDPGYTAYATAVAMAGAEPYPMPLLEKNGFLPDLSMIPTDIADRAKMMILNFPGNPIPALASAEFFGEVIAFAKKHNIIIIHDFAYSELYYEKEKPISFLSIEGAKEVGVEFNSLSKSFNLAGCRIGYLVGNEKIIHSLNVLKGNLDYGVFLPVQKAAIAALTVETDFSNQLRAIYKKRRDKLVNGLNELGWKVTSPSASMFVWAKIPSGTTSTTFAYELLDRAGVVVTPGNAFGESGEGYVRIALVQDEETLEKAIHKIESSGIFTSDGR; encoded by the coding sequence ATGAATTTTACAGTGGCGACTAGAATGAATGCCTTCAAGGAAAGTGTGTTTAATGAATTATCGAAATATAAAAAACAACTAATGGCTGAAGGAAGAGATATCGTAGATTTAAGTGTTGGAAGCCCAGACTTACCGCCACCAGATTACATAATAGATGAGTTAAATAGCTATGTAACTATGCCGACTTCCTATGGATATACATTAACTGCGCTTGAAGAATTTAAGGAGGCAGTATGTACCTACTACGATAACAAGTACGAAGTGTCTATAGAATTACAAGAAGTATTAATGCTAATGGGTTCCCAAGACGGACTTGTACACCTACCGATGGTTTTTGCGAATCCGGGTGATACGATTCTTGTTCCAGATCCAGGCTATACCGCCTATGCTACTGCAGTTGCTATGGCCGGTGCTGAGCCATACCCAATGCCCTTATTGGAGAAAAATGGTTTTCTGCCAGATTTGTCTATGATTCCAACCGATATTGCGGATCGTGCTAAAATGATGATTCTAAACTTTCCCGGAAACCCAATTCCAGCCTTAGCATCTGCTGAATTTTTTGGGGAAGTCATTGCTTTTGCGAAAAAACACAATATTATCATTATTCATGATTTTGCATACTCTGAACTTTATTATGAGAAGGAAAAACCAATAAGTTTTTTATCTATTGAAGGCGCAAAGGAAGTTGGAGTAGAATTTAACTCTCTTTCAAAAAGCTTCAATTTGGCTGGATGCCGTATTGGATATTTAGTAGGAAACGAAAAGATTATTCATTCTTTAAATGTTTTAAAAGGTAATTTAGATTATGGTGTCTTTTTACCAGTTCAAAAAGCAGCGATTGCCGCACTAACGGTAGAAACCGACTTTAGTAATCAATTACGGGCGATTTATAAAAAGAGAAGAGATAAATTAGTCAATGGTTTAAATGAATTGGGGTGGAAGGTTACAAGTCCGAGTGCTTCCATGTTTGTATGGGCAAAAATACCAAGTGGTACTACATCAACTACATTTGCTTATGAGCTTTTAGACAGAGCAGGAGTGGTTGTCACACCAGGTAACGCCTTTGGTGAGTCAGGGGAAGGGTATGTACGAATAGCTCTTGTACAAGATGAAGAGACATTGGAGAAGGCTATTCACAAAATTGAATCCAGTGGGATATTTACAAGCGATGGACGCTAG
- a CDS encoding serine/threonine protein kinase, producing MITKTIDNVSFKLNEDFDFDFLSYYGKVYQVFDQQDSGYLCFGVQNKHKKLFLKMAGASTLRSNVSPEEAIKNLKSTVPIYEDLRHPNLIEIIEHREIKDGFLTVFEWFEGKCMGKQYDSFDKFIALPLEEKLSIYEEILLFHLHTNKCGYIALDFYDGSIMYDFTTKQTMICDVEFYAKKPVMNLRGRMWGSSRFMSPEEFQLGAEIEERSNVFLMGATAFQLLGGGLDRCLEKWQANEQLYSVALKAVNILKEDRYQTLYEYSIAWNDAI from the coding sequence ATGATTACAAAAACCATCGATAATGTCTCATTTAAGCTTAATGAAGATTTCGATTTTGACTTTTTATCTTATTATGGCAAGGTTTATCAGGTATTTGATCAACAAGATTCTGGATATTTATGTTTTGGAGTTCAAAATAAACACAAAAAGCTGTTCTTAAAAATGGCGGGAGCGTCAACTCTGAGAAGCAATGTATCTCCTGAGGAAGCAATAAAAAACCTTAAATCTACCGTACCTATTTATGAGGATTTAAGACATCCCAATCTCATTGAAATAATTGAACATAGGGAGATTAAAGATGGGTTTCTAACTGTCTTCGAGTGGTTTGAAGGAAAGTGTATGGGCAAACAATACGATTCTTTTGATAAATTCATAGCTTTACCATTGGAAGAAAAATTAAGTATTTATGAAGAGATACTGTTATTTCATTTACATACGAACAAATGTGGTTATATCGCGCTTGATTTTTATGATGGGAGTATAATGTATGATTTTACAACAAAACAAACGATGATTTGTGATGTGGAATTTTACGCTAAAAAACCAGTAATGAATTTGAGAGGACGTATGTGGGGATCCAGTAGATTTATGTCACCGGAAGAATTTCAACTAGGAGCAGAGATTGAAGAAAGATCGAATGTATTTTTAATGGGAGCCACAGCTTTTCAGTTGCTTGGCGGTGGACTCGATCGTTGTTTGGAAAAGTGGCAAGCAAATGAACAGCTGTACTCAGTTGCTTTAAAAGCTGTCAATATCCTAAAAGAGGATCGGTATCAAACATTGTATGAATATTCTATAGCCTGGAACGATGCAATTTAA
- a CDS encoding ABC transporter permease, which yields MQIQTLWNTRFSIYYKTMVRYYSIIAMNVFYSFLIFGGFFVYLLVQFINWLPPYFSTNIIASVIVTFVLFRSKVRTFVQEADIVFLLPIEGKLTYYFRKSLLYSFIIELIKFIIIMVILEFTLVPNIMSAAVVPLLLALIWFNLQMVWFEQWMNTKKQLTIHKTIRLVSSFLILFYLFNGALLIVALLLFVNFLFIKYVFSGRKSGVNWEYLIAAEDRALVKAYRFINFYIDVQHLKRSFSKRLFLTKLLKYFISFRKSASFLYLYSHLFIRYNDFFYLYIRLTIIGVCIAYAFPDYGWLVNSLILFMTGYQLIPLQHEIKESISLFPISNTIIKKSFLDFLTTILGLQLILLNIVILFKGVHLTQLSTVVFEVLFLIWLVKVYISKRVIISRYIR from the coding sequence ATGCAAATACAAACATTATGGAATACAAGGTTTTCTATTTATTACAAAACAATGGTAAGGTACTATTCGATAATTGCAATGAATGTTTTTTATTCTTTTTTGATATTCGGAGGTTTCTTTGTCTACCTTCTAGTGCAATTCATCAATTGGTTACCACCTTATTTCTCTACCAATATAATTGCTAGTGTTATAGTAACATTCGTATTATTTAGATCGAAAGTTAGAACTTTTGTACAAGAAGCAGATATTGTCTTTTTATTGCCAATTGAAGGCAAGTTAACATATTATTTCAGAAAATCATTACTCTATAGCTTTATCATTGAATTAATAAAATTCATAATTATTATGGTCATATTGGAATTTACATTAGTACCAAACATAATGAGTGCTGCGGTTGTACCATTATTACTAGCTTTGATCTGGTTTAATCTTCAAATGGTATGGTTTGAGCAATGGATGAACACAAAGAAACAGTTAACTATACATAAGACAATTAGGTTAGTGTCCTCATTTCTTATTCTTTTTTATCTATTTAATGGTGCTTTATTAATTGTTGCTTTATTACTATTTGTAAATTTCCTTTTTATTAAATATGTTTTTTCAGGAAGAAAGAGCGGTGTAAATTGGGAATACTTAATTGCTGCAGAAGATAGGGCGTTAGTAAAGGCATATCGTTTTATCAATTTTTATATAGATGTTCAGCATTTGAAGAGATCATTTAGTAAACGGCTTTTCTTAACAAAGCTTTTAAAATACTTCATCTCTTTTAGAAAGTCAGCATCCTTTTTGTACTTATATTCTCACTTGTTCATTAGATATAATGACTTTTTTTATTTGTATATAAGGTTGACCATCATTGGTGTATGTATCGCATATGCTTTCCCGGATTATGGCTGGCTAGTAAACTCTCTTATATTGTTTATGACTGGGTATCAATTAATCCCTTTACAACATGAAATAAAAGAGTCTATATCTCTTTTTCCAATCTCAAATACGATCATAAAAAAATCGTTCTTGGATTTTCTAACGACGATTTTGGGTTTACAGTTGATATTATTAAATATTGTGATCTTATTTAAAGGGGTTCATTTAACACAACTTTCTACCGTTGTTTTTGAAGTGCTTTTCTTAATCTGGTTAGTAAAGGTATATATTTCTAAACGAGTAATAATAAGTAGGTACATCAGATAA
- a CDS encoding LysM peptidoglycan-binding domain-containing protein: MEIQRFKLVQDGEHFSLEVYLDSFDTEFANELGHTDTNQRNFLQEAKKIAKEQFPNLKITTIKVLTGAMLIGVINLSDIGSRSVEASTNTYQTVPGVPIVTHVVKSGDTLSLIAKLYNVTVTDLKTFNNLNTDMIRVGQSIQIPYYSYIVVSGDTLSTIAKKLNTSVTAIKDANNLTGDLIYLGQKLVIPISKTTTVEEPTSTPTPTPTVTDQEQELTPYTVKSGDTLGAIAKNYGTTVEEIQRINNLTTTLIYPGQVLNIRNKVASSTPSEPVPTTPEEPTPDTQPISYSVIAGDTLSIIAKKFNVTVDDIKEMNNLTSDMIFVGQKLKIPNPNEQVTSTEPAPVTVQPPDQSVETITYTVVSGDTLSRIAGSYQTTVSALKEMNNLTSDMIFINQKLLIPKATVVTDQTAPITPSIDVPHLINQNNANAVTISGKTESLAKMVISITDQTGRIINQETTADIEGSFSINSNVSTLQDGNITFEVFAVDQAGNISTAIKLTVQKDVLAPTNLMIVDEGTISSSNQTAYQFSGSVAGAKNVKLQMTDEHGTVLTKEISVTDNTFNQSIDLSGLADGRISITAFAVDESGNETNTSTMELNKDTVGPSLSLVSIPSFINTNNQHAFTLSGVTEPGSTITITVTDQTHVIDKQVTADKDGNFMVIVDGRILNEGNITVETKSIDPSGNESESQSAQIIKDVTVSELVLAELTTINHENSTAYAITGKGEPNTSIITVITDRLGNTIQQSVTTDENGHFEIGLDLTSLQEGAVSIRSYQIDDAENKSNVITKVVQKDTSQPLEVIINPLETLTQQNASNYTITGTGEPENTVEITFTDNLGNEVRKETLVRADGTYNFTADLSSFSGDQLTTTIKQTDKAGNTSPETTSTAAIDNAGPQNLDTTFSSIVNSDSASNFMLTGKTEPNAKVEIEFSDGTTNLVQTVNADSEGNFTVTTDLTRFADGEIRGQIITIDTNQNKGVTKDFTVVKDTVVSDITTVELGDGRVSSDNTSAYPISGTSVEEGATVIVEITDGVNSVTETALVVDGRYHIPLDLTSLNEGSLQVTVTQQDIAGNSSNQLLQTIEKDTEISAPVITTSQLARKSTGYTYNLLGTGEAGSTVTVIIYGQSSPEVITNTYVLDETGNFTDSIDLTPLQGQKPFILINQVDSYGNSSKQQITGISSYIVGSGDNLWKISTVLGTTIEELRSMNNLTTDMIYIGQQLNVPLVAGLETIAVSEEQAFNMGYLYHGSSNIFMETMKNTQGSINVVAPTYFDINPDGSLKMTQVVDRYFIANMQSSGIRVVPFLSNHWDRALGEKALQNREQLTDQIAEAIRIYNLDGVNIDIENVTHEYRDEYTEFTKMLRAKIPADKEVSVAVAGNPRGFTVGWHGSYDYNNLALSSDYLMIMAYDESYAGSEPGPVASIGFVEKSIQYALNNGVPKEKIVLGIGHYGRYWQEGATVGGYGISNAQVAEAIKLYNGVVTFDEASKSPKATFTINEGDPILDVYGRILQPGNYTIWFENEESIKAKYELVEKYGIKGTGNWGLEQENPAFWNAFSGWVNPTVPVSGEGSQ; the protein is encoded by the coding sequence ATGGAAATTCAACGTTTCAAGCTCGTCCAGGATGGTGAGCACTTTTCACTTGAAGTGTATTTAGATTCATTTGATACCGAATTTGCGAATGAGCTCGGTCATACAGATACAAACCAAAGGAACTTTCTTCAAGAAGCAAAAAAAATCGCCAAAGAGCAATTCCCAAATTTAAAAATTACTACAATTAAAGTTCTTACTGGAGCTATGTTAATTGGAGTTATTAATCTTAGCGATATCGGGAGCCGTTCTGTAGAAGCTTCAACAAATACATATCAAACAGTTCCTGGTGTACCTATTGTTACACATGTCGTAAAAAGCGGTGATACACTCTCTTTGATTGCAAAGCTATACAACGTTACTGTCACTGACTTAAAAACCTTTAACAATCTAAACACGGATATGATTAGAGTTGGTCAATCCATACAAATACCCTATTACTCCTACATTGTCGTTAGTGGTGATACATTATCAACCATTGCAAAAAAACTAAATACATCAGTTACTGCTATTAAAGACGCAAATAACCTGACAGGAGATTTAATTTATCTAGGCCAAAAACTGGTTATACCTATCTCAAAGACCACAACGGTTGAAGAACCAACATCAACACCTACACCAACTCCTACGGTTACTGATCAAGAGCAAGAACTGACTCCCTACACGGTGAAATCAGGAGATACACTTGGGGCAATTGCAAAAAATTATGGTACAACCGTTGAAGAAATTCAAAGAATCAATAACTTAACAACAACACTTATTTATCCTGGCCAGGTCTTAAACATACGGAACAAAGTAGCCTCGTCAACACCTAGTGAGCCTGTGCCGACAACACCTGAAGAACCAACACCAGATACACAACCCATCTCCTATAGTGTTATAGCTGGGGATACTTTATCGATTATTGCAAAAAAATTTAACGTAACAGTTGATGATATTAAAGAAATGAATAACTTAACGAGTGATATGATTTTCGTGGGGCAAAAATTAAAAATTCCTAACCCAAATGAACAAGTTACTTCTACTGAGCCTGCCCCTGTTACAGTACAACCACCAGATCAATCAGTTGAGACAATTACGTACACTGTTGTTTCTGGAGATACGTTAAGTAGGATTGCAGGAAGTTATCAAACCACCGTTAGCGCATTAAAGGAAATGAACAACTTAACGTCTGATATGATTTTTATTAATCAAAAGTTACTTATTCCAAAAGCTACGGTCGTTACGGATCAAACGGCCCCTATTACACCATCAATAGATGTACCGCATTTGATTAATCAAAACAATGCTAATGCAGTAACCATTTCAGGAAAGACTGAATCTCTCGCAAAAATGGTAATTTCTATAACCGATCAAACGGGTCGAATCATTAATCAGGAAACAACAGCCGATATAGAAGGAAGTTTTTCTATTAATAGCAATGTTTCAACTCTCCAGGATGGTAACATTACCTTCGAAGTATTTGCTGTCGACCAAGCTGGTAATATAAGTACTGCAATCAAGCTAACCGTTCAAAAAGATGTATTAGCACCCACCAACCTTATGATAGTGGATGAGGGTACAATTTCTTCAAGTAACCAAACCGCCTATCAATTTTCTGGAAGTGTTGCTGGAGCAAAAAATGTCAAACTACAAATGACCGATGAACATGGTACAGTTCTCACAAAAGAAATTTCTGTTACAGATAATACCTTTAACCAATCCATAGATCTATCTGGATTAGCGGATGGACGAATTAGCATAACAGCCTTTGCAGTTGATGAATCAGGGAATGAAACGAATACAAGTACTATGGAATTAAACAAAGATACTGTTGGCCCTTCACTATCTTTAGTTTCTATACCTAGCTTTATTAATACTAATAATCAACATGCATTTACTCTATCTGGAGTAACAGAGCCAGGATCTACTATTACTATCACTGTAACTGATCAAACACATGTTATAGATAAACAAGTAACAGCTGATAAAGACGGTAACTTTATGGTTATTGTGGATGGACGAATATTAAATGAAGGTAACATTACGGTCGAGACTAAAAGTATTGACCCATCTGGGAATGAAAGTGAGAGTCAAAGTGCCCAAATCATCAAGGATGTCACTGTATCAGAATTGGTACTTGCTGAACTCACTACCATTAATCACGAAAATTCAACAGCCTACGCTATTACAGGGAAAGGTGAACCGAATACTTCAATCATTACTGTAATAACAGATCGGCTAGGAAACACCATTCAACAATCTGTTACTACTGATGAAAATGGACATTTTGAAATTGGATTAGATTTAACCTCACTTCAGGAAGGTGCAGTAAGTATTCGTTCCTACCAAATTGATGATGCTGAAAACAAAAGCAATGTTATTACTAAAGTTGTCCAAAAAGATACTTCACAACCATTAGAAGTTATCATTAATCCTTTAGAAACACTAACCCAACAAAATGCTTCTAATTATACAATCACTGGTACTGGCGAACCGGAAAATACAGTTGAGATTACCTTTACGGATAACCTAGGAAATGAAGTTAGAAAAGAAACACTAGTTAGAGCTGATGGAACTTATAACTTTACTGCTGATCTATCATCCTTTTCTGGTGACCAGTTAACGACCACAATTAAACAGACGGATAAAGCTGGAAATACGAGTCCTGAAACGACTTCAACTGCAGCAATTGACAATGCTGGACCACAAAATCTTGACACCACTTTCTCATCAATCGTAAATAGCGACTCTGCTAGTAATTTTATGCTAACAGGAAAAACAGAACCTAATGCTAAAGTGGAAATTGAGTTCTCTGATGGTACAACAAACTTAGTTCAAACCGTAAATGCTGATAGTGAAGGTAATTTCACAGTTACTACCGATCTTACAAGGTTTGCTGATGGTGAAATTAGAGGACAGATTATAACAATCGATACCAATCAAAATAAAGGTGTTACGAAGGATTTTACAGTTGTAAAAGATACTGTAGTTTCTGATATAACGACGGTTGAGCTCGGAGATGGAAGAGTTTCTTCGGATAATACATCAGCCTATCCAATCAGTGGAACAAGTGTCGAAGAAGGAGCCACTGTTATTGTAGAAATAACAGATGGAGTCAATAGTGTAACAGAAACTGCATTAGTGGTTGATGGTAGATATCACATTCCTTTAGATTTAACATCACTAAATGAAGGTTCACTTCAAGTCACTGTGACTCAGCAAGATATTGCAGGAAATAGTAGTAATCAATTACTGCAAACCATAGAAAAGGATACAGAAATTAGTGCACCTGTAATTACAACGAGTCAATTAGCTCGGAAATCTACTGGCTATACTTATAACCTTCTTGGCACAGGTGAAGCGGGTAGTACAGTTACAGTTATTATCTATGGCCAATCCAGTCCTGAAGTTATAACAAATACGTATGTGTTAGATGAGACTGGTAATTTTACTGATAGTATTGACCTTACTCCTTTACAAGGCCAGAAGCCATTTATTTTAATCAACCAAGTGGATTCTTATGGAAATTCAAGTAAACAACAAATTACCGGTATCTCGAGCTATATTGTAGGATCAGGTGATAACTTATGGAAAATATCAACCGTTCTAGGTACAACTATAGAAGAGTTACGCTCCATGAATAATTTAACAACCGATATGATTTATATTGGTCAACAATTAAATGTACCTTTAGTCGCAGGACTTGAGACAATTGCTGTTTCTGAAGAACAGGCATTTAACATGGGGTATTTATATCATGGAAGTTCAAACATATTTATGGAAACAATGAAAAACACACAAGGTTCGATTAACGTCGTAGCCCCTACTTACTTTGATATAAATCCTGATGGTTCGTTAAAAATGACACAAGTAGTCGACCGTTATTTTATTGCGAATATGCAAAGTAGTGGTATACGTGTTGTTCCATTTCTAAGCAACCACTGGGACCGTGCACTTGGAGAAAAAGCGCTACAAAATCGAGAACAGCTCACCGATCAAATTGCAGAAGCCATTCGAATTTATAATCTAGACGGAGTAAATATCGATATCGAAAATGTGACTCATGAATACCGTGATGAATACACAGAGTTCACGAAAATGTTAAGAGCCAAAATTCCTGCAGATAAAGAAGTGTCTGTTGCAGTGGCAGGTAACCCAAGAGGCTTTACAGTAGGCTGGCATGGCTCTTACGACTATAATAACTTAGCACTTTCCTCTGACTACTTGATGATTATGGCATATGATGAAAGCTATGCAGGTAGTGAACCAGGACCAGTTGCTAGTATTGGTTTTGTTGAAAAGTCAATCCAATATGCTCTTAACAATGGTGTTCCAAAAGAAAAAATTGTTTTAGGTATAGGTCACTATGGCAGATATTGGCAAGAAGGAGCAACGGTTGGTGGATATGGTATTTCAAATGCGCAAGTAGCAGAAGCAATTAAACTTTATAACGGCGTGGTTACATTTGATGAGGCTAGTAAATCTCCAAAAGCTACCTTTACGATAAATGAAGGAGATCCGATTCTAGATGTATACGGAAGGATTCTTCAACCAGGTAATTATACGATATGGTTTGAAAATGAAGAATCCATAAAAGCGAAGTATGAACTTGTGGAGAAATACGGAATAAAAGGAACAGGTAATTGGGGATTAGAACAGGAAAATCCAGCATTTTGGAATGCATTTTCAGGTTGGGTTAATCCAACTGTCCCTGTATCAGGAGAAGGTTCTCAATAA
- a CDS encoding DinB family protein → MNFKLNEAIEILERTPQMLEQFLGGLTKDWLVCNEGEGTWNVLEVIDHLIKGEKNNWLPRIEIILNEGETRPFPVFDRYSHLDESSDHLIEEKLIEFKACRAESLSKLKILIKPEVDFELTGTHPAFGQVRLRELLSTWVVHDLTHLNQVTRIMAERYREDVGPWKEYLGVLKKNEVRE, encoded by the coding sequence ATGAACTTTAAGCTAAATGAAGCAATCGAGATTTTAGAACGAACACCACAAATGTTAGAGCAATTTTTAGGTGGATTAACTAAGGATTGGTTAGTATGTAACGAAGGGGAGGGTACTTGGAATGTACTTGAAGTGATTGACCACTTAATAAAGGGGGAGAAAAACAACTGGTTACCAAGAATAGAAATAATTCTTAATGAAGGAGAAACCAGACCATTCCCTGTTTTTGATCGTTACTCACATTTAGACGAAAGTAGTGATCATTTAATTGAAGAAAAGCTTATTGAATTTAAGGCCTGTAGAGCTGAAAGCCTATCTAAACTAAAGATACTTATTAAACCTGAGGTGGATTTTGAATTAACAGGCACTCATCCTGCATTTGGGCAAGTCCGACTAAGGGAATTACTATCAACCTGGGTTGTTCATGACCTAACACATCTAAATCAAGTAACCAGAATAATGGCAGAGAGATATAGAGAAGACGTAGGACCATGGAAAGAATATTTAGGTGTATTGAAAAAGAATGAAGTGAGGGAGTAA
- a CDS encoding DUF3896 family protein, protein MEYKQVKEKLEASKMELIYKLQKQNLSNEEKENLQKSIANIDYIIELTDMNHYERG, encoded by the coding sequence ATGGAGTACAAACAAGTTAAAGAAAAATTAGAGGCATCTAAGATGGAGTTAATTTATAAATTACAAAAACAAAATTTATCTAATGAAGAAAAAGAAAATCTACAGAAGTCAATTGCTAATATAGATTATATTATTGAATTAACGGATATGAACCACTATGAGCGTGGATGA
- a CDS encoding N-acetyltransferase has translation MKLVIREEQVEDYLTIENLIISAFATMPFSDKKEHLLVSRLRESTEYVPELTLVALDSNSKQIVGHILLSTCQIVNPNQSIQALALAPVSVHPEFQNKGVGSTLIKESLQKAKSLNYDSVIVLGHPNYYPKFGFQKASLWNIKGPFEVPDELFMALELRENAFNNVNGKVEYSKAFFE, from the coding sequence ATGAAACTAGTAATTAGAGAAGAACAAGTTGAAGATTATTTAACAATAGAAAATTTAATAATAAGTGCTTTTGCAACTATGCCGTTCAGTGATAAGAAGGAGCATTTATTAGTTTCTAGACTTAGAGAGTCAACTGAATATGTACCAGAATTAACATTAGTTGCATTAGATAGTAATAGTAAACAAATAGTCGGACATATTCTGCTGTCAACATGTCAAATTGTAAATCCAAATCAAAGTATTCAAGCGCTGGCACTTGCTCCTGTTTCAGTACATCCAGAGTTTCAAAATAAGGGGGTAGGCAGTACCCTAATCAAAGAATCTTTACAAAAAGCAAAATCACTAAATTATGACTCTGTCATAGTTTTGGGACATCCAAACTATTATCCAAAATTCGGTTTCCAAAAGGCTTCATTATGGAATATAAAAGGTCCTTTTGAGGTGCCGGATGAATTGTTTATGGCATTAGAATTACGTGAAAACGCATTTAACAATGTAAACGGAAAAGTAGAATATTCAAAGGCTTTCTTTGAGTGA